GTGACTGCCTCCGCATATCAAATGTAAAGTATGTCAAtggtaagaaataaaaagacagttgatattaaaatatcaaccgttctaaaaacattaaatttcaaactccCTTCTCCCATGTCCACAGTATGTTTTACTAGTCATGCAACTTTCttgataataaatttataaatggtcACGTATTAAAATAATCcttataaaagaatgaaacatcaacaacacaaaatcaaaaggttAAAACTAAAGTAGAATCTCCTAAAGTAGGTATGCTTTTGTTGAGTAGTTTCTCTTATTTACTTTGATCATGAGTTTTCATTTTGTGTTCATTGTTCTTATCATCGGAAGAATATAATTTCACATTCGAATGCTTAACCTCCATGTCATCTCTGTATTTCTTATATACATCTCCTTTGTAGAAGTCTCGAGTTCTATAAGCTAGCACCAATGAAGCCATCGCTCCAAACAAGGTCACTGCAGCCAAAATCATGAACGATTCACTAAAGCAATGAGTTCCAGTGCAAGTTAGGCCCTTCCCGTTCTTCACATTTCCAATTTTAGTGGCTTCTGCATCATAAAACCTCCCTATTACTTCCACGTTCATTATATAAGATCCAAGTGGGACAGCCAGTTGCCCACAGTTGAGCAGTGTCGAGTAATGTTTGAGGCCGAAGAGATCAGAGATTATGGCGAATATCAATGGAGTTTGGGCTCCAAGGCCAAACCCAATGATCAACGAAGCTACATAGACTGAATTTATATAAGGGAATGGGATGGAGAGCAAGCCGATGCAGGTGAAAACTTGGGTAAGACCGAACAGGAAAGGACGGGGTAATTTGTATTTGGTCGTAAGGGTTTCAAAGATGAAACCGGAGAAGACCCGAccaaagaaattgaatatgGAAATCCATGAAACCAAAATACTTATGGAATGATTTGGATATTTAAGTGACTCGGCGATCTGCCCAAGATTGTCAATGGCTGCAACGGACGACCCACATGCAGAAACCGTTGCTATGAAAATAAGAGCCATATCTTTTCTTAGAAGAGCTTGCAAGATGATGAAATCTTCTCCTCTTTGCGGCTCCTTACATACATTTGAGACACTCGGcaaagaaatttttgaaattttcttaagTTGTTCACGGGGAATCGAAACAATAACAAAAGGATTCATGGTTTGTTTACtgagtttgaagagaaaaagttCTTCTTTAATACCTATCAGAAGTGGCAGACAGATTAAGACGACGATGACCGCGACATCACCGGCATAGCCAGCCTAAGAGAAAGCAATGTTCTCTGGGTTATGGTGAGAAACAAGAGGAACATCGCTATCGCTATGGACACGTAAAGCAAGTGGTAGAACACTTTGAGCTCCTGTGGATGCTTTCGAGCTTTGATTGTCcgaattggaagaaaatacaagaaaCATACAATGGAGAGTAGCcatgaaagaaggaagagaagatCGATAGAATTTGGTTGCCATGGATGGCACCACCGAGGCCAACGAAACCCTTGAGAAGGCCCAAAATGATACCGCGTTGATCAGGAAAATTTTCAACGCTAGTGACCATAACGGCCGTGTTGGGGAAGTTCTGTGAATTAGAAGTAATATAGATGTAAACAAACATTAGCCATAAATGGGGTTTTGGGACGTAGCTAGAAATGGAGAGCCAAATCGTAAAGTAGCTGAAGAAATTGGAGGATATCCCCACAAGGAAAAGCATCCATGGAGGAGCCACCTCGGCGAAAAGCCCGGCAAAAACTCCGAGGTTGGAGCCGAGATCTTTAGCAAATCCCAAGGTATTAAGTTGGGCTTGATTgtagtcaaattttgtttttaagagTTTGGAGTATGTTCCGAACAAGTAAGGTGAACCGCAACCGATCATGATCGGAAAAGAGGTGAACACTGAAAACCATCGTTCTTCGACAACTTGTTTCACAAATAGCTAACTTTCTGTTTCATGGTTGTCGCCCATGGTCACTAACTGGACTAATGGGCGctaaaaattgattattacTTAGGAATAAGAGGTGTCAGCATTGGCTGAAAATGAGAACGAGAATTGGCTAAAAATGAGAACGAGAACGAGGAATACAGGACAGGAATAAGGAATAAGGaataaagaaggaagaatgaagaatgaaaattgGGAATGAGATTTTGAGTCCCCAATTTGGTGCCctataaagaaaattcagtTCCAAACATCTTACCTTATGTTCATAGATAGAGTTTAATGATAGGAAAATGGTTTCACAAGCCCAAACAAACACTAACTTCCTCTCTTACACCATATATCTTTTTAGATATGTTCGCAGCAAcataatttcatgaaatatACCATTTATACCATGATTTTTGCTACtccatcttccttttcaatttcGTCTTAAATCTCCCTAATTTATGCAAAAAATTTAcctttcttgaattttatactTTTCTAAAGTTTTTGTGTTTGACTCTCCAAActttcactttttattttttaatcttcttgagAGAgagttatattatattttgagtaTATTAGTTTTGAGTATTCAAATGGTATATCTACTCTTGACCTCAACTGTGttgtattttttagaatttcaaCAACTATAACTGTTTTATCTTGAGTCCtagaaaggattgagtttgctttTAAACTCGTAAAGAGAGTTTGTAGCAATTTTACTCTGATCTGTGGAAAGAGTCAAGTAAgattcttttcaaaattctcaatAGGTGCTTGGTGAATGGAGTAAGTCGAGTTTGATCGAACCACTGTCACCaatgttaaattttcttaCTCTTCCCTATTTAACTGTGAAATTAATATTGTGATTTATTCAATATTCTAAGCCTttcctaattatttattgttttgaataGAATTATAATTGATCTAAAAAGCTTGATAATTCGGAAAATTAAGcatatttaaatacttttttatttaaaagccTATTCAccctctagggttgccatatTGATCCGGTAGATTTGACATTTAACCACAAAGTTGCTTAGGGAACATCTAATTCTTAGGGTTGAGTATAGGATCCTTAAGGTAAATTAGTTAACCACTTTATTTACGCCTATGTCATGATCCTATGTATCTTAGAATTATGAGGCGCTACCTCGTTTTAGTTCTAATACTAAATGATTTGCTAAGGTCATCGTGGAATAAATTTGATCAATATCGAATCTTTATCCACAAAAGATTATTGGTGAACAGATCCATAACGTCGTGTCAAGTTCTAAGAGGGAGCGACCCTTGTGTCTACCAACTACTAAGTACTCATATAGCCTTGAAAAAGTAGGAGGTTTATTGTGAGACCATGTTTATTTTAACGTATAATACTAGCACATATCAAGTTCTATTATTGAGCATACCTCATCCCATTTTCATAGGTTTTCACTTAACTcatttcaaaagttgaaaagtTTTTTCACAAAGaatctataaaaattaaattcataccatttaattatgaaaaatttggCTAAACTTGGCTTTCCAAAAGTTATTTCTTAATGCCcctttaaaagtgtttttaaaatgggtctactaagaagaggtttgCCCAAAtctaccactagtagatattgtcttttggactttccttttcggtCTTTCcatcaagatttttaaaacatgtttgctagggagaggtttccacacccttgtaaagggtgtttcgttctcctccccaaccgatgtgggatcttacaattcaccccctttcagGGTCAAGCGTACtccttcccttcttcaatcaatgtgggacccctcaatCAACCCTCCATTGGGGCCAaagtccttgctggcacaccgcctcgtgtccaccccccttcggggctcaacctcctcgatGGCACATCGCATGCACTCCGGCCCCAACTCAGTTCTACAACTCGCGTGAACTCCTATCCCAAAAATCGACCCACAAACTAACTCGATCACAGTTTTGACCTGTATGCGCCATTGTCTTTAGCTCGGCTTAGCTTCAACACAACTCAGTGCTCCATGACTTCTAATGTGCTTATTCGGgttggattagggtttttggaCTCCTTCCCTACGCTTTTGGCCCTTCTAGAGCTATTTTTGACCTTATTGAGACatttaaggttagtatgaGTTATAAATggtcaatttaaattatattttaagctAAAAATGAGATTACGAGCTACTATCCCATAGGTTATGTATGTTATATGTCTTAATATGTTGTCGTGAGTTAACAGTTATGTGATGCATATAGTAGCAGCtctatttcaaaagaaaaatatggcCATTATAATTAGNNNNNNNNNNNNNNNNNNNNNNNNNNNNNNNNNNNNNNNNNNNNNNNNNNNNNNNNNNNNNNNNNNNNNNNNNNNNNNNNNNNNNNNNNNNNNNNNNNNNNNNNNNNNNNNNNNNNNNNNNNNNNNNNNNNNNNNNNNNNNNNNNNNNNNNNNNNNNNNNNNNNNNNNNNNNNNNNNNNNNNNNNNNNNNNNNNNNNNNNNNNNNNNNNNNNNNNNNNNNNNNNNNNNNNNNNNNNNNNNNNNNNNNNNNNNNNNNNNNNNNNNNNNNNNNNNNNNNNNNNNNNNNNNNNNNNNNNNNNNNNNNNNNNNNNNNNNNNNNNNNNNNNNNNNNNNNNNNNNNNNNNNNNNNNNNNNNNNNNNNNNNNNNNNNNNNNNNNNNNNNNNNNNNNNNNNNNNNNNNNNNNNNNNNNNNNNNNNNNNNNNNNNNNNNNNNNNNNNNNNNNNNNNNNNNNNNNNNNNNNNNNNNNNNNNNNNNNNNNNNNNNNNNNNNNNNNNNNNNNNNNNNNNNNNNNNNNNNNNNNNNNNNNNNNNNNNNNNNNNNNNNNNNNNNNNNNNNNNNNNNNNNNNNNNNNNNNNNNNNNNNNNNNNNNNNNNNNNNNNNNNNNNNNNNNNNNNNNNNNNNNNNNNNNNNNNNNNNNNNNNNNNNNNNNNNNNNNNNNNNNNNNNNNNNNNNNNNNNNNNNNNNNNNNNNNNNNNNNNNNNNNNNNNNNNNNNNNNNNNNNNNNNNNNNNNNNNNNNNNNNNNNNNNNNNNNNNNNNNNNNNNNNNNNNNNNNNNNNNNNNNNNNNNNNNNNNNNNNNNNNNNNNNNNNNNNNNNNNNNNNNNNNNNNNNNNNNNNNNNNNNNNNNNNNNNNNNNNNNNNNNN
This genomic interval from Cucurbita pepo subsp. pepo cultivar mu-cu-16 chromosome LG20, ASM280686v2, whole genome shotgun sequence contains the following:
- the LOC111783617 gene encoding uncharacterized protein LOC111783617; its protein translation is MNPFVIVSIPREQLKKISKISLPSVSNVCKEPQRGEDFIILQALLRKDMALIFIATVSACGSSVAAIDNLGQIAESLKYPNHSISILVSWISIFNFFGRVFSGFIFETLTTKYKLPRPFLFGLTQVFTCIGLLSIPFPYINSVYVASLIIGFGLGAQTPLIFAIISDLFGLKHYSTLLNCGQLAVPLGSYIMNVEVIGRFYDAEATKIGNVKNGKGLTCTGTHCFSESFMILAAVTLFGAMASLVLAYRTRDFYKGDVYKKYRDDMEVKHSNVKLYSSDDKNNEHKMKTHDQSK